Below is a window of Malania oleifera isolate guangnan ecotype guangnan chromosome 1, ASM2987363v1, whole genome shotgun sequence DNA.
ACTACCACCAATGAAATAATATCTAGATCTGGGGATATTCAATGACACTGACACATACCTCGGTCCTCAGCTTGAATGGCTTTTGGCTGGTTGCCTTAAGCTGCCTCCTCCTCCATTTCCTTCCCCCAGCAGTCCCAGATGACTCAGTGTTCTAATTCAAACATGATTGTTGATCTCATCAGTTGAAAAGTATAGCCCAAATTCAtcaaatatgaaaagaataataagCAACAGAAGTTTTACATTTCGTCGGCTCCTCCGACCCCCACAAGAAGTTCTGCTGGAAATGCTGAAGGTTGAAAAGAAGGACAAAACCATATGAGATCTAAAAGAGGTGAAAATTATTAAAGAAGCCAAAATTATTCATTACAAACCTTCCTCGACTACTATCCCATGACGAAGAAACCTGGGAATCTAAACCGAGATTCTCTGAAGTCAAGAACAGCTCTGACGGGCAAAGTGAAGATAAGGATTCCCGTGTTTCTGGAGCCTTAGGTTGCAAACCTGGTAAGGCCCATTTCATCCCCCTCTTGGTGCTTTCTTCTGATTCCTTTTCCTCTGTCTGGTCAGATTCCTTTGACCTTGGCATTGAAAGGAGTCTCTCAAAGGCCTTTACCAAATGCATCACTCTTCCAGATCCTGCTTCAGGCACGCTCTCCCTTGCTTCTTCCAACAACTTATCCCTTCTTCTCTTAACAGTTGATGTACCGACTCCACCCGCTGGCTCAATTGTCTCATTCATCACCAGAAAATCCCCTTCCTCAACCTGCACTAATCCATACGCTTCctcagttttagggttttgtaaCGAAGAGGGGTTTTTCTTCTCTTCGTCTCCTGCAAGTTCAGCTCTTTCGCAGTTGGATGGCTGATCCCAGTCGCACTGGTCATCCATACCATCCCTGTTCTTAAAGAACTCTTCCTGAGAAACCCTAAGATTCTCGTAAGCCATGCAAAGACACTTATGAACATTACCCCCGTTCTTCTCTTTGCATCTACATGTAACTGCAGACACTCCTGCTTTCTTCTTGTTCGGGTTCTTCTTCGCCACCACGAACTTTCTTTCTCGAATCTTGTTACGTGGAGAAGCGACTGGGTTAGCCATTCTCGGGGCTGATTTCTGGGACTTCGCAGACTTGATTGCCGGTGAACTGGAAGGTTTCGAACCTGGGATTCCGAAATTAGGGTTCAAATTCTCAGAAATTTTGGGAACTTCTTGAATCTTTGATCGATGGGGTTGTGGGGTTTTCGCCGGAGTCGTGCTTCCGGCGTTCTTGCCGTTTGAATCCATCATCTGAAAATCCCCGGAAAGCAGATTGATGGAGACGGGTCTGGCTTCTTTGATGAAGATGGAGTTTTTGTGAAAATGGAGTTCTTGTGAAAATGgagtttttgagagagagagagagagtaatctTTCTCAGATCTTTTTGTTTTGAATGAGATTAAGAGGCGGAGTGTGGGGGGATGGAAATGTGAACGTTGGGGAGCCTTGGACGCACTTGTAACGGCTATTTTGGTGGGGTTTGTTTGGTGGCCGTTGGATTCGAGATTTGAATTTGGATCGCTTATGGCCGCTGGATTCCTCCGATTAAA
It encodes the following:
- the LOC131147128 gene encoding microtubule-destabilizing protein 60, with amino-acid sequence MMDSNGKNAGSTTPAKTPQPHRSKIQEVPKISENLNPNFGIPGSKPSSSPAIKSAKSQKSAPRMANPVASPRNKIRERKFVVAKKNPNKKKAGVSAVTCRCKEKNGGNVHKCLCMAYENLRVSQEEFFKNRDGMDDQCDWDQPSNCERAELAGDEEKKNPSSLQNPKTEEAYGLVQVEEGDFLVMNETIEPAGGVGTSTVKRRRDKLLEEARESVPEAGSGRVMHLVKAFERLLSMPRSKESDQTEEKESEESTKRGMKWALPGLQPKAPETRESLSSLCPSELFLTSENLGLDSQVSSSWDSSRGSISSRTSCGGRRSRRNNTESSGTAGGRKWRRRQLKATSQKPFKLRTEQRGRCKEEEFIRKVQEMIMEEEKMRIPTAQGLPWTTDEPECLMKPQVKECTRPLNVKLHSDVRAVERAGFDQQVAEKMSLIEQYKMEKESQQKLEEEEEVKRLRKELIPKAQPMPYFDRPFIPRRSMKHPTIPREPNFHIPNHKKIKCCLSWNDINIYDYNHHH